The DNA region GTGCCAACAAGGGTAGCACCAGCAAGATTAATGCGGCTTAAATCCAGTCGAGAGAGTTCCTCGTCTTCTAAATTTGCCCCTGGAAGTTGTTTGAGTTTTCCTAATTTAATGGCTTCAATATTCATGTAAAGTAACTACCAATCTCCTCACTGATCTTGCTGTGGCTATCCCATTGGGAATCAAGTATCCAGATACCGGCGCTGACTTTGGGTGTCATGATGGGTAAGTCGAGTCCTTGTTGTAAACCCATAACTAATAAAGTTAGGGTATCTACAAGTTTAGGGTCAAAGCGGTTAGATTGTTGCTGTTTGCACTCATCTAAAGCTTGAGTAAATATCTGTTCCCGGCTTTGATTTGACGATTTTCGCTGATTGACTCGCCATTGAAAGTCTGCCAATAATGCCAAAATTCTTGACTCTAAGGGAATTTCATCTCCAGCTAAACCTGCTGGTTCCCCTGTGCCGTCCCACCACTCGGTTTGATGAGTAATAATTTGGGCAACTGCTCGCAGTCTTGGCATGGTTCGCAAAACTTGCGCTCCCGGTACTAAGGGACAAGTTAAGGGACTACTGGGAGCATCTTCTTGGTAGCGTGTAGTTATACCGTCACTGAGTACGCTTTCTGCTTTCTGTAACGGATCTATGCGATGTAACAAAGCCGCTAGCCGTAACCTCTTAATCTGCCATGCGGGAAGATCCAAAAGCTGGCCGATCGCTTCAGCAAGTCCTACCACTTCCGCAGCTGCCATTGGATTGTTGACATCTGCCATATCCATCAGTTGCGCCATTCGCAAAAAGGCTTGGATTTCGTTAGAAACCAAGTTGCGATCTAGGGTTTGTTTCTGAAGGGCTGTAGGGATGGATAAATTATCTTGCCCAGTCTGGAGGTAATCTACTACACGGGAGACAACTGCACCTAAATTTTGGGATCTGTCCATTGACGGTACAATTTGTTGTTTATCGGCTGTGAGTTTATCCGCCAGTTCTGGGTTGTATTTTCTGATGTGAGCGATCGCTATTTCTGCTGTCTCTTGCACTAACTCTGGCTCAAATGTCCACAAGCCATAGAATTTACGCTCTAAGTCTGATGTCGGTACTCCAGTACTGCCATAATCAGTCTCTGATAATTCTTGACAAATTACCATTGCTGTGTATTTAGGAGATAAAATAATTAAGTGCCACTCCTGAGCTACTGGATCGCCTGAATCTAACGCCACTAAGTCTACATTGGGTAAAAGGCTTGTGGGATGTTCAGCAAAGCCAGATTCGGCAGCAGCCATGATGGTAATTTCGCGGCTACATTGGGCGATATCTGCATATCGCCCAGCTTCTTGTAGATACCATTTACCTTGTTGGAAGGCTGAGATTACTAAGGGTGTACCGTCGTCGGTTAAGATATGGTCTTCAAGAGCATGACACAGGGCAACTAAGGTATTTTTGTAGTAAACACCGAATCGAATTGGCCTGGTGCTGTGGCGATGGGCTGTTTCTAGCTTTTGTAGAATTGAACCTTCTAACATGGGATTGGGTAGAAAATAACCGCAGAGGGGGAGTGATTAGGATAGGGCGCAGGCGAGAGCCAAGGAGATGAAATTCGCTCTTGTCTGATTCTAGGAATTTTATCAAACAGCTGCTAACTGTTTATCTTTTGTCTCTATTGGTGCAGAAAGTGCTGCTTCTAAATCGGCACAACCTAGTTTTTCTTCTAAGATTTTCATGACTTCGCGTCCGAAATCGTTAGGGTTTTGTTGCCAAGCTTGCAAACACACTTCTCCAAAGAATGAACCAAGAGGTTCGGGATTCCAGAGGAGTTTTTTGGCTGTCCACGGCATCAAGCTCATTGGATCATACCCTGGTTTGAGGATGCCTTCTTTGAATGCGTATTCTTCTAAATGGGTATGGGGTTGCAATCCAATAAAGAAAATGGCAGGTTCGACTTTATCAGCACCAAAAATCCGTTCTAGTTCGCGGTGGTAGGCGATGGTTTGGCGGATGGTTTCGGGACGTTCGTCAATGACGTTAAAAGAGTAGTTGACAGAAACCAAATCATTAAAACCAGCTGCTTTTAAATCGCGGCAGTTTTGCAACACGGTTCGCAGGTTATACCCCATCCGCATTTTCCGCACGAGTTCTTGAGAACCACTGGTAATGCCGATTTCAAAGTAGTTCATCCCGGTTTTCGCCATCAAGTCGCACAACTGGGGTGTCAAATTGTCGGCTCTGATATATGCTGCCCAGTGGATGTCTGTCATACCAGAATCGACGATTTT from Nostoc commune NIES-4072 includes:
- a CDS encoding DICT sensory domain-containing protein → MLEGSILQKLETAHRHSTRPIRFGVYYKNTLVALCHALEDHILTDDGTPLVISAFQQGKWYLQEAGRYADIAQCSREITIMAAAESGFAEHPTSLLPNVDLVALDSGDPVAQEWHLIILSPKYTAMVICQELSETDYGSTGVPTSDLERKFYGLWTFEPELVQETAEIAIAHIRKYNPELADKLTADKQQIVPSMDRSQNLGAVVSRVVDYLQTGQDNLSIPTALQKQTLDRNLVSNEIQAFLRMAQLMDMADVNNPMAAAEVVGLAEAIGQLLDLPAWQIKRLRLAALLHRIDPLQKAESVLSDGITTRYQEDAPSSPLTCPLVPGAQVLRTMPRLRAVAQIITHQTEWWDGTGEPAGLAGDEIPLESRILALLADFQWRVNQRKSSNQSREQIFTQALDECKQQQSNRFDPKLVDTLTLLVMGLQQGLDLPIMTPKVSAGIWILDSQWDSHSKISEEIGSYFT